A region of the Candidatus Margulisiibacteriota bacterium genome:
GAATAAATATGCTAAAGAGTTGAAAGAATCGACTGAAGAGTTCAGGAAAATTGGCCGGCCGGCCGAAGTGGAAAAGGCTATAAAGGAACTGGCGGTCGTGCAGGAATACCTCCCCAAAGAGATGTCGGCGGAAGAAGTAAAAGCGGCGGTCACCCAAACGATTTCCGCCCTGGGGGCCGCTTCGATCAAGGAGATGGGGAAAGTGATGAAAGAAATTACCGCCAAATATCCGAGCATTGACGGTAAATTAGTCAGCCAATATGTGAGAGAAGTCTTGAAATGACCTGGGTCTGGCTGGTCCTGACCGGCTTTTTGGCCGGTATTTTCAGCGGGCTGCTAGGTATTGGCGGCGCGACCATTGTGATCCCGGTCCTGGTCCTTGGTTTTGGGTTGAGCCAGCATCTGGCGCAGGGGACGACCCTGGCGATGATGATCCCGCCGATCGGTCTGCTGGCCGCCTGGCAGTATTGGAAAAATGGGCATGTTAACTTTCCCTGGGCGTTAGCTCTTTGTGTCGGTTTTTTATTTGGCGGGTTGATCGGCGCTTATTGGGCGAACCTGATCTCCCCGGAACTGCTCCGCAAACTGTTTGGCCTGGTCTTTCTGGTCATTTCCCTGCGGCTGATCTTTTGGTAGTCTTTAGATATTAGTGTAAATAATAACAGCTAGCGCGGCGATCCATAAAACAATGTCAATTAATAAAGGCGGATCGGAAAGCAAGGTCCTCTCCGGTTGTCCCCCTTCTTCCTTCTTGTAGATCAGATATAAATAGCGGAAGATCCCGTAAAGAACAAAGGGAATGCTGTAGACAAGGCTGTTGGTGCCAAATTTCGCGATTGTTTCCGGCCAAAGGGTGTAAAGGGCGTAGGCCATGACGGTCGACCCGGCAACTGCCGAGATCAGCTGGTCAAGCAGCCTGGGGTTATACTCATCCAGGATTTTCCGGTGCTCGCCTGCCAGGTCAAGGGTTAACAGCTCGTGCCGACGTTTCCCCAGGGCGATAAACAGGGCCAAAAGGATGGTGCAGATCACCAGCCAGGGGGAAAGAATGACCTCGATCACTACCACCCCGGCAATAGCGCGTAAAACGAAGCCGGCGGCTATCGAAAAAACATCTAAAATCACCATATTCTTGAGAAAAAATGAGTAAGAAAGCATAAGTAAAATGTATGCCGCAATGACCCAGCCAAACGAGGCATTTAACCAGAAAGAGATTGGCAGAGCCGTTAAGATAAGTAGTAGGGCGAATGAAATGGCGAGGGAAGTTGAAACCTTGCCGCTGGCAATGGGCCGGAGCTTCTTGAGCGGATGCTTTTTGTCAAATTCCAGGTCTTTGACGTCATTGATGAGATACATAGCGCTGGAGATCGCGCAAAAAATGATAAAAGCGTCAATAACTTTTAGTAAAGGAGCGAGCTGGAAGAATTCCAGCGAAAAAATGATCCCGGCAAAAACAAAGAAATTCTTGGTCCACTGTTTGGGCCGGAGCGACAGGAGGAGATCAATCATGCTTTTTTGATCAAGAACAGCTTCTGCCCATACTCAACCGGTTTGCCATTCTCGACCAGTATTTTTACGATCTTCCCTCCCACTTCCGCTTCGATCTCGTTGAACAGCTTCATCGCTTCAATAATGCAGATCACTTTACCCGGCTGGATGCTGTCGCCTGCTTCGACAAAAGGACCTGATTCCGGAGAAGGGGAGCGATAAAAAGTGCCGACCATTGGAGAAGTAATGGCAGAGAGGCCATCCTCTTCGCTGGTAGCGCTTGATTTTGTTGGAGTAGCGGCAGTTGGGACCGGTTCCGAGGCGGCAACATGAGCGGATGCCGGGGTGGTGGTTACTTTCCCCCCCTCGCGCCTGACGTCATATTTGACCCCTTTTTCTTCGATCGACAAACCGGTGATATCTTCTTCTTTGACTAACTTAACTAATTTTTTTAAAACTTCCCAATCTAACATAATTTTATACCCTCCCGAGGTATTTGCCTTCGCTGGTGTCGACTTTAAGGACTTCGCCGACATTAATAAAAAACGGGACCTGGACAACAGCGCCTGTTTCCAGGGTTGCCGGTTTGCCGCCGGAAACTGTATCTCCCTTGAAGCCCGGAGACGTTTCGACAACTTTCAACTCAACGGTGGCCGGCAGATCAATATCGAGGACCTCTTCACCATAGAAAGAAACGTTGCAGACAAAACCATCTTTCAGGTACTTGCTCTGGGAGCCGATCTTGGCTGCGGGAACGGTGATCTGTTCAAAAGTCGATTGGTTCATGAAGTGAAAACCTTCTGTGTCGGAGTAGAGGAATTGCATCGGCTGGTATTCGATCCTGGCCCGCTCGACTTTGTCGTCTACATTAAAAGTCCGTTCAATAATGGCGCCGCTGCGCAGGTCCTTGAACTTGGTCTTGACTCTTGCCTGTTGGGCCCATTTAATGTGGTTATATTCCAGGCATTTAAAGATTTTGCCGTCAATCTCCACGGTCGTTCCTGGTCTGACTTCGGTTATTGCTATGCCCATAAATGAATTAAAATTATACCAAGCTTGACGGTCAATTTCAAGTAAAGTAGAATTGAAACATGATCTTTTTGTTCGCTTTAGGTTGCTACCTGCTTGGTTCTATTCCTTTTAGCTTTATTATAGCCAAAATATGGGGGGTTGACCTCCATTGTGTCGGCTCCGGCAACATTGGGGCGACCAATGTGCTCCGCTCTGCCGGCCCGCTGCCGGGGGGACTGGCCTTCTTCTTTGATTTTGCCAAAGGGTATGCCGCGGTCCTGATCGGCAGTTTGGTGGGCGGGGACCCGTTGGTGATCATTTTCCTTGGGTTGGCCGCTTTGCTGGGACACACTTTTCCTGTCTTTCTTGGATTTAGGGGAGGGAAGGGAGCGGCGACCGGCTTTGGGATATTGGCCGGGATCGCTCCGGATATTTTTGGCCTGGCTTTATTGCTGGTAGTTATTATTATTTACCTGACCAGATATGTTTCGCTCGCGTCAATTATTACCCCCTGGGTCGTGGCCGTATTAATGTATATAATGGTAAAACCGCTCCCTTATTTTTATCTGTCTATTGTTGCGGCCATCTTTATTTTGGCCCGCCATTTACCCAATATTAAGCGGCTGATGAATGGGACCGAGTTGCGGATAGGAGAAAAAAAATGAAAATATCGATTGTTGGCGCCGGCGCCTGGGGAACGACTCTGGCCCTCTTATTCGCGGAAAACAAGCATCCGGTCACCATTTGGGCCAGGGAAGCAGAGGTCGCAGGCTCGATCAATGAATTTCACGAGAACAAAATGTATCTTCCCGGGTTCCAACTCCCGGCTATAATTGAGGCTTCGTCTTGCCTAACATGCCTGAAAGAGGCTGATCTTGCTCTTTTTGTCGTACCAACTCAATATCTTAGAGGGGTGGCCAGGGAAGCAAAAGAGCTGATCAATCGTAAAGCGCTGATCGTTTCGGCCGGTAAAGGGATCGAAGAGGGGACCAGGCGGCTGCCGGCCGAAATTATTAAAGAAGAGCTTAATTGCTGCGGCGAGGCTTGTGTCCTTTCCGGCCCCAATCTGTCAAAAGAGATCGCTCGGGGGCTCCCGGCGGCGGCGGTTGTTGCCGCGGCTGACAGGGATTTGGCGCTTGCTGTCCAAAAAAGCCTCCTTTCCGGGCGTTTTAGGGTTTATACCAACGACGATGTTATCGGGGTTCAGCTGGGAGGAGCGTTAAAGAACGTCATTGCGATCGCTTCGGGGATCGTTGACGGTTTGCAGTTGGGGAACAACGCGAAAGCGGCGATGCTGATCAGGGGGATCGCCGAGATCACCCGGTTGGGGATCGCGATGGGGGGGAAGAGAGAGACTTTTGCCGGATTATCAGGAATGGGAGACCTGATCACCACCTGTTCCAGCCAGCTGTCGCGCAACCATCAGGTTGGAACAAGCCTGGCCGAAGGTAAAAGCATTAAAGAGATCATGGCTGGGAAAAAAGAGGTCGCGGAAGGGGTCCCGACGACAATTGCCGCTCTTGAGCTCTCCAGGGAGTATAAGGTCGAACTACCGATCGCCCGGCAGGTTCATAACGTCCTCTATCAGGGTAAGAAACCCTACGAAGCGATCACCGAATTAATGAGCCGCGACGCGACTTCTGAATAAAGCCTTAGTGGAGTAATTTAGCTTTTTGTTTTGCGCTTTTATTTTCCAGTTCATCCTTGGGTTCGTTCATTGTTTTCAGATATTCAGGGGTTACGATATGCGGCGTGACAAAGACCAGCAACTCGTCTTTCTCCTTGCTGATCACGGTTTTTCGAAAAAACGCGCCGATGACCGGGACATCCATCAGGAAGGGGACGCCATAATCGGTTTGGACATCTTTTTCTTTCGTCAGTCCGCCGATGACAAAAGTCTGGCCATCGTTAACCACGACCTCGTTTTTGGTTTCAGTCGT
Encoded here:
- a CDS encoding NAD(P)-dependent glycerol-3-phosphate dehydrogenase; its protein translation is MKISIVGAGAWGTTLALLFAENKHPVTIWAREAEVAGSINEFHENKMYLPGFQLPAIIEASSCLTCLKEADLALFVVPTQYLRGVAREAKELINRKALIVSAGKGIEEGTRRLPAEIIKEELNCCGEACVLSGPNLSKEIARGLPAAAVVAAADRDLALAVQKSLLSGRFRVYTNDDVIGVQLGGALKNVIAIASGIVDGLQLGNNAKAAMLIRGIAEITRLGIAMGGKRETFAGLSGMGDLITTCSSQLSRNHQVGTSLAEGKSIKEIMAGKKEVAEGVPTTIAALELSREYKVELPIARQVHNVLYQGKKPYEAITELMSRDATSE
- the accB gene encoding acetyl-CoA carboxylase biotin carboxyl carrier protein, which gives rise to MLDWEVLKKLVKLVKEEDITGLSIEEKGVKYDVRREGGKVTTTPASAHVAASEPVPTAATPTKSSATSEEDGLSAITSPMVGTFYRSPSPESGPFVEAGDSIQPGKVICIIEAMKLFNEIEAEVGGKIVKILVENGKPVEYGQKLFLIKKA
- a CDS encoding decaprenyl-phosphate phosphoribosyltransferase is translated as MIDLLLSLRPKQWTKNFFVFAGIIFSLEFFQLAPLLKVIDAFIIFCAISSAMYLINDVKDLEFDKKHPLKKLRPIASGKVSTSLAISFALLLILTALPISFWLNASFGWVIAAYILLMLSYSFFLKNMVILDVFSIAAGFVLRAIAGVVVIEVILSPWLVICTILLALFIALGKRRHELLTLDLAGEHRKILDEYNPRLLDQLISAVAGSTVMAYALYTLWPETIAKFGTNSLVYSIPFVLYGIFRYLYLIYKKEEGGQPERTLLSDPPLLIDIVLWIAALAVIIYTNI
- a CDS encoding GatB/YqeY domain-containing protein, coding for MEQSELLKKINTDLMIAMKGKDEFRLAVLRMMKSKVLYVNARGEISEAEVIKILNKYAKELKESTEEFRKIGRPAEVEKAIKELAVVQEYLPKEMSAEEVKAAVTQTISALGAASIKEMGKVMKEITAKYPSIDGKLVSQYVREVLK
- a CDS encoding sulfite exporter TauE/SafE family protein, with translation MTWVWLVLTGFLAGIFSGLLGIGGATIVIPVLVLGFGLSQHLAQGTTLAMMIPPIGLLAAWQYWKNGHVNFPWALALCVGFLFGGLIGAYWANLISPELLRKLFGLVFLVISLRLIFW
- the efp gene encoding elongation factor P; the encoded protein is MGIAITEVRPGTTVEIDGKIFKCLEYNHIKWAQQARVKTKFKDLRSGAIIERTFNVDDKVERARIEYQPMQFLYSDTEGFHFMNQSTFEQITVPAAKIGSQSKYLKDGFVCNVSFYGEEVLDIDLPATVELKVVETSPGFKGDTVSGGKPATLETGAVVQVPFFINVGEVLKVDTSEGKYLGRV
- the plsY gene encoding glycerol-3-phosphate 1-O-acyltransferase PlsY: MIFLFALGCYLLGSIPFSFIIAKIWGVDLHCVGSGNIGATNVLRSAGPLPGGLAFFFDFAKGYAAVLIGSLVGGDPLVIIFLGLAALLGHTFPVFLGFRGGKGAATGFGILAGIAPDIFGLALLLVVIIIYLTRYVSLASIITPWVVAVLMYIMVKPLPYFYLSIVAAIFILARHLPNIKRLMNGTELRIGEKK